The Burkholderia pyrrocinia genome includes a region encoding these proteins:
- a CDS encoding DUF427 domain-containing protein encodes MSNSSDTPARPVKSPGPDHPITVEPHPWRVVVTVAGKVVADTHRALALREASYPAVLYLPREDADLSLLQRTDHSTYCPYKGDCAYYSIPAGGERATNAVWTYEHPYPAVEAIRGHLAFYPDRVDSIEESAAGTD; translated from the coding sequence ATGTCGAACAGCTCCGATACGCCCGCGCGTCCCGTGAAGTCGCCGGGCCCCGATCACCCGATCACGGTCGAACCGCATCCGTGGCGCGTGGTGGTCACGGTGGCCGGCAAGGTCGTCGCCGATACGCATCGCGCGCTGGCGCTGCGCGAGGCCAGCTATCCGGCCGTGCTCTACCTCCCGCGCGAAGACGCCGACCTGTCGCTGCTGCAGCGCACGGACCATTCGACCTACTGCCCGTACAAGGGCGACTGCGCGTACTACTCGATCCCGGCCGGCGGCGAGCGCGCGACCAACGCCGTGTGGACGTACGAGCATCCGTATCCGGCCGTCGAAGCGATTCGCGGGCACCTTGCGTTCTACCCGGACCGCGTCGACTCGATCGAGGAAAGCGCCGCCGGCACGGATTGA